The DNA window GCCTCAGGTCGCGCGCGGCCGTCACGATGCTCTCACCGGTCTCCGGATCCACGTAACGCGCTTCCCGTGGACCGGAGAACTCTACCTCCGAGGGGTCCATGACGTGGAAGACGGTGACCTGATGGCCGCGATGCCGCAGGTAACGCAGCGCGTGAAGCACCAGCTCGCGCTCGACCAGGAGGTCGGAGACGAAGATCACCATCCCGCGGCGCCTGAGCAGGTCCGTGACCCGGCGCAACGCTCCCTCGGCCACCGTGCGGCCGCCGGGCGCCAGAGCCGCCAGCTCGCGCACCACGAGGTGCCACTGGCCGGACCGCGCGCGGGGGGGGATCACCGCCCGGATCGTGTCGTCGAACGCGATGAGTCCCGTCGCGTCGCGCTGGCGGAGCAGGATGAGCGCGAGCGCCGCCGCGAGCCGCGACGCGTAGTCGAACTTGGTCAGCCGCTTCCCGGCATCGCCCGTCCACGCCATGGAGCGCGAGACGTCGAGCACGATCGTCGCACGGAGGTTCGTCTCCTCCTCGTACTGCTTCACGTAGAGGCGATCCCGACGGCCGAGGATCTTCCAGTCCAGGTAGCGCAGCTCGTCGCCCGGCTGGTACGGCCGGTGCTCGGCGAACTCGACCGAGAAGCCGCGGAACGGGGAGCGGTGCAGTCCGGCCAGGAACCCCTCGACCACGCCTCGCGCCACGACCTCGATCCCGCCCAGGCTTGCCACCTCGTGCGGGTCCAGCAGGTCGAGCCGCCCGGCACTCACCGTTGCGGCCATCAGCTGTCACTCAAACAGGACATGCCGTAAGGTACGGGCTTGGGTCGAATGAAGCCAAGTCCTTGGAAAACGGTGACTTGTGAAACGCGGCCCCACTGGCACGCTCCCTGCTCCCTGACCTGGCGGACCGCTGGGTCCGGAGGCTTACGATGCTACGCCCAACTGCCGTCGCTCTCACCCTCGCCGCGCTCGCGCTCCCGTTGCGCGCGGAGGACTCCCCGGTTCGGGGGTCGCTCTCGGGCTGGTCGCATGGGGACCAGCCGGGCATCCGTATCTGGACGTCCCACGGCGAGGTGTACCGCCGTGGCGAGCGGGTGCGGCTGTACTTCCGGACCGAGCGCGACGCGTACGTGATGATCCTGCGCGCTGACTCGGACGGTCGCCTGCGCGTCCTGTTCCCGCGGGTCCCGTCCGAGAACAACTACGTTCGCGGCGGCGCCACCTACGACGTGCCCAACTACGGCCGGCGCGATGCCTTCGTCGTGGATGACGACCCGGGCGTGGGTTACGTGTTCGCGGTCGCGGCCCAGGACCAGTTCCGGTGGGATCCCTGGACCTCAGCCGATCACTGGCAGCTGGAGCGGGTGAGCGACGGCCGCATTCACGGCGATCCATACAGCTCCCTCGAAGAGCTGGTCCAGCGCATCCTCCCCGAGGGTTACGCGGACTACGACACCCACTTGCTCCCGTACCACGTCGAGCAGCGCTACGACTACCCGCGGTTCGTGTGTTACGACTGCCACTCGTACGTGGGCTATTCCTACTGGAACCCGTACCGCTTCTATTGCCCCCGGTTCACGCTATTCGTGTACAACGACCCGTACTACTTCTACCCGAGTTACTGGTACCCGACTCGGTACTACGGGGGCACGCGCGTCGTCTACGTGCGGCCGGGGCAGCGGGACGGGCGCTACGTCTTCAAGGCTCGTGAGGACCAGACGCAGCCGGGCATCGCCTATCGTGACCGCCGGGCGGACGCCCGGACCGGCGAGCGGCGGCCCGCGGACCGCGGGGTGCGCGGCGCGGACATCGGCGGGGTGGGCAGCGTGGCCGTGCCGGGCCGGCGCCTGGCTCCGACGGATGGCGGATCGGTGGGTGGCGGACCCCCACCCGGCGGCCAGCCCGCGGAGCGTACGCCAGTCATTGGCGGCGGTGTGCCGGGTCGGCGCACGCTCACCCCCGGTGGCGCGACGACCGGCAACCCGCCCGCGGTCAACCCGGGGACTCCGACCGACGACCGCGGCCGCCGCCGCACGCTGAAAGAGCCGTCGAGCCCCGGCTCGCCGAGCGCGCCGTCGCAGCCGCGCCAGGTCGCACCGCGGGAGACCGGGCGCCGCGGACTGTCACCCGATCCCTACTCGACTCGGCCCACGCCGCGGGAGCCGCCGGCGCAGCCTTCGGAGCCGCCGGTGACCCGCGGGATCTCGCGCCCCGAGTGGCGCGGCAGTCCGCAAACGCCTAAGGCGGAGCCCCGGCAAGAGCCGCGTGCCCCTGAAGCACGCCCGGAGCCGCGCGCACCGGATTCGCGGCCGGCGCCGCGTGCCGAACCGAGAAGCGAACCGAGCGACCAGCCACGAGCCGAGCCGAGGCAGGAGCCTCGCGGCGCTCCGGCGCCACGCGCCGAGCCGAGGCAAGAGCCACGCGCCGCTCCGGCGCCACGCGCCGAACCGAGGCAAGAGCCGCGCGCCGCTCCGGCGCCTCGTGCCGAGCCACGCGCCGCTCCGGCGCCCAGGCAGGAATCGCCGCGGTCTCCGAGTCCCACGCTGACCCGGAGACGGCCGTAGGACGTCGTACCCCGCAGCAAGAACCTCGCAGGAAACTTCCTCGAGCGCCCGGCCGTAGCTGTCTGCGGCCGGGCGCTTACCTTTGGTAGCCCCGTTGCAACCACTCAACCCAGGTGACTGATGCGACGTTCGACGCTGCCGCTCTTCTTCCTTGCCCTGACTGGGGCCCCAATGTCAGCGCAGACCCGCGCCCGTGCCGGCGAACCAGCGGCCGCGGTGCGCCGAGCGGTCGAGACCATCACGCCAGCCGACGTGCAGCGCCGCATCGGCATCCTGGCCGACGACTCGATGCGGGGGCGCCTCACGCCGAGCCCGCAGCTCGACCAGGTCGCCGACTACATCGCCGGAGAGTTCCGCCGATTCGGCCTGCGGCCCGGCGGCGACAACGGCACCTTCCAGCAGCGCTACCTCATCCGCCGGACGCAGATCGACACCACGTCCTTCGCGATGGCGATGGGACGCGGCGCGCACGGCCACTGGATCCTGGGCCGGGACGCCGCGCTGGTCGCGGGCGCGATTCCGGCGGCGCCGATCACCGGTCCGGCAGTGCTGGTCGTCGGCGCTCCAGCTGATACCGCGCGCCCCTTCGGCGATGTGTCGCTC is part of the Gemmatimonadales bacterium genome and encodes:
- a CDS encoding DUF58 domain-containing protein, translating into MAATVSAGRLDLLDPHEVASLGGIEVVARGVVEGFLAGLHRSPFRGFSVEFAEHRPYQPGDELRYLDWKILGRRDRLYVKQYEEETNLRATIVLDVSRSMAWTGDAGKRLTKFDYASRLAAALALILLRQRDATGLIAFDDTIRAVIPPRARSGQWHLVVRELAALAPGGRTVAEGALRRVTDLLRRRGMVIFVSDLLVERELVLHALRYLRHRGHQVTVFHVMDPSEVEFSGPREARYVDPETGESIVTAARDLRREYRATVDRVVAAWRRACRSSGIGYHRVTTETPFGHALRHAAEGRARLG
- a CDS encoding DUF4384 domain-containing protein, which produces MLRPTAVALTLAALALPLRAEDSPVRGSLSGWSHGDQPGIRIWTSHGEVYRRGERVRLYFRTERDAYVMILRADSDGRLRVLFPRVPSENNYVRGGATYDVPNYGRRDAFVVDDDPGVGYVFAVAAQDQFRWDPWTSADHWQLERVSDGRIHGDPYSSLEELVQRILPEGYADYDTHLLPYHVEQRYDYPRFVCYDCHSYVGYSYWNPYRFYCPRFTLFVYNDPYYFYPSYWYPTRYYGGTRVVYVRPGQRDGRYVFKAREDQTQPGIAYRDRRADARTGERRPADRGVRGADIGGVGSVAVPGRRLAPTDGGSVGGGPPPGGQPAERTPVIGGGVPGRRTLTPGGATTGNPPAVNPGTPTDDRGRRRTLKEPSSPGSPSAPSQPRQVAPRETGRRGLSPDPYSTRPTPREPPAQPSEPPVTRGISRPEWRGSPQTPKAEPRQEPRAPEARPEPRAPDSRPAPRAEPRSEPSDQPRAEPRQEPRGAPAPRAEPRQEPRAAPAPRAEPRQEPRAAPAPRAEPRAAPAPRQESPRSPSPTLTRRRP